In a single window of the Eleginops maclovinus isolate JMC-PN-2008 ecotype Puerto Natales chromosome 6, JC_Emac_rtc_rv5, whole genome shotgun sequence genome:
- the LOC134866365 gene encoding serine/arginine-rich splicing factor 11-like isoform X2, whose amino-acid sequence MNYTTKVVQVTNVSPSTTSEQMRTLFGFLGTIEELKLFPPDDSQMPVTSRVCFVKFQEPESVGVSQHLTNTVFVDRALIVVPFAEGSIPDEAKALSLLAPANAVAGILPGGGLLPLPNPMSNPAMGGNPFGVPNMDAMAAFGFPGHNMNPQAADQLLKFMTDPKLNPLAAGLNLSASLKADASNKEIEEAMKRVREAQSLISAAIEPGNKESKKKRSRSRSRSRRRRSRSRSKHRRTRSKSRRRSNSRSRRRSKSPRRRHTDSRDQSRPSPSRSRDRKKDDSGKRRSKTPPKSYSTTRRSRSEERRRRKSRSKSRSLPKKKTPSPRRHKKEKKKDKERDRERKSDKERNREERERSTSKKKKSKDKERDRERKSDGEKGDIKITRDYDEEEQGYDSGKEREDRKDSDDSALSPQSVEGNGTARQAKVNGADDHHEEDMDVSD is encoded by the exons ATGAATTACACTACGAAGGTGGTCCAGGTGACCAATGTGTCGCCTAGCACCACATCGGAGCAGATGAGAACACTGTTCGGTTTCCTGGGAACCATCGAAGAACTGAAGCTGTTTCCTCCAGA TGACTCTCAGATGCCTGTGACATCGCGGGTGTGCTTTGTGAAGTTCCAGGAGCCAGAGTCTGTTGGCGTGTCCCAACACCTGACTAACACCGTGTTTGTGGACAGAGCATTGATTGTGGTCCCGTTTGCCGAAG GATCTATTCCAGATGAGGCTAAAGCTTTGTCACTGTTGGCGCCAGCAAACGCTGTTGCAGGAATCCTGCCAGGAGGAGGACTTCTCCCGCTGCCCAATCCCATGTCCAATCCAGCT ATGGGAGGAAACCCTTTCGGTGTTCCGAACATGGATGCGATGGCTGCATTTGGATTCCCGGGACACAATATGAACCCACAG GCTGCTGATCAGCTGCTAAAGTTCATGACCGATCCAAA ACTGAATCCTTTGGCTGCAGGCTTGAACCTAAGTGCGAGCCTGAAGGCTGACGCATCCAATAAAGAGATCGAAGAGGCCAtgaagagagtgagagaggctCAGTCGCTCATATCTGCTGCTATTGAACCAGGAA ATAAAGAGAGCAAAAAGAAGCGCTCTCGCTCTAGATCCAGGTCCaggaggaggagatccaggtcACGTTCAAAACACAG GAGAACCAGGAGCAAATCCCGGCGGCGGTCAAACTCCAGAAGCAGGCGGCGCTCCAAAAGCCCACGCAGGAGACACACCGACTCCAGAGACCAAAGCAGGCCTTCTCCGAGCAGATCCAG GGATAGAAAGAAAGATGATTCAGGGAAAAGACGATCCAAAACCCCGCCTAAAAGCTACAGCACCACCAGGAGGTCACGCAGCGAGGAACG GAGACGCAGGAAAAGTCGCAGCAAGAGCCGATCTCTCCCGAAAAAAAAGACTCCATCTCCTCGACG acacaagaaggaaaagaagaaggatAAGGAAAGGGACCGGGAGCGCAAGAGTGATAAAGAGCGCAACCGAGAGGAACGTGAACGCTCCaccagcaagaagaagaagagtaaagACAAAGAACGAGATCGGGAGAGGAAATCGGACGGAGAGAAAGGAGATATCAAG ATCACCAGGGATTATGATGAGGAAGAACAAGGCTATGACAGCGGGAAGGAGCGAGAGGACAGGAAAGATTCTGACGACTCTGCTTTGTCTCCTCAGTCTGTAGAAGGTAACGGCACCGCGCGGCAGGCCAAAGTAAACGGAGCGGACGATCACCATGAAGAGGACATGGATGTCAGTGATTAG
- the LOC134866366 gene encoding RING finger protein 11 codes for MGNCLKSPTSDDISLLHESQSDRASFGDGTDPDLEPPPPYQEQAHMPMYHPTPSQARLATQLTEEEQIRIAQRIGLIQHLPKGVYDGGQDGSEKKIRECVICMLDFVYGDPIRFLPCMHIYHMDCIDDWLMRSFTCPSCMEPVDAALLSTYETA; via the exons ATGGGCAACTGTCTCAAGTCTCCGACATCAGACGACATTTCTCTGCTTCATGAATCCCAGTCAGACAGAGCGAGCTTCGGTGACGGGACAGACCCGGACCTGGAGCCACCTCCGCCGTACCAG GAGCAGGCTCACATGCCCATGTACCATCCCACGCCCAGCCAGGCCCGTCTGGCCACccagctgacagaggaggagcagatCCGCATAGCTCAGCGCATCGGCCTCATCCAGCACCTCCCTAAGGGTGTTTATGACGGAGGGCAAGACGGCTCGGAGAAAAAGATCAGAGA ATGCGTAATCTGTATGCTGGACTTTGTATACGGGGACCCCATCCGGTTCCTGCCGTGTATGCACATCTACCACATGGACTGTATAGACGACTGGCTGATGAGATCCTTCACCTGCCCCTCCTGCATGGAGCCCGTGGATGCTGCCCTGCTCTCCACCTATGAGACCGcctga
- the LOC134866365 gene encoding serine/arginine-rich splicing factor 11-like isoform X4: MNYTTKVVQVTNVSPSTTSEQMRTLFGFLGTIEELKLFPPDDSQMPVTSRVCFVKFQEPESVGVSQHLTNTVFVDRALIVVPFAEGSIPDEAKALSLLAPANAVAGILPGGGLLPLPNPMSNPAMGGNPFGVPNMDAMAAFGFPGHNMNPQAADQLLKFMTDPKLNPLAAGLNLSASLKADASNKEIEEAMKRVREAQSLISAAIEPGNKESKKKRSRSRSRSRRRRSRSRSKHRRTRSKSRRRSNSRSRRRSKSPRRRHTDSRDQSRPSPSRSRDRKKDDSGKRRSKTPPKSYSTTRRSRSEERRRRKSRSKSRSLPKKKTPSPRRHKKEKKKDKERDRERKSDKERNREERERSTSKKKKSKDKERDRERKSDGEKGDIKSVEGNGTARQAKVNGADDHHEEDMDVSD, from the exons ATGAATTACACTACGAAGGTGGTCCAGGTGACCAATGTGTCGCCTAGCACCACATCGGAGCAGATGAGAACACTGTTCGGTTTCCTGGGAACCATCGAAGAACTGAAGCTGTTTCCTCCAGA TGACTCTCAGATGCCTGTGACATCGCGGGTGTGCTTTGTGAAGTTCCAGGAGCCAGAGTCTGTTGGCGTGTCCCAACACCTGACTAACACCGTGTTTGTGGACAGAGCATTGATTGTGGTCCCGTTTGCCGAAG GATCTATTCCAGATGAGGCTAAAGCTTTGTCACTGTTGGCGCCAGCAAACGCTGTTGCAGGAATCCTGCCAGGAGGAGGACTTCTCCCGCTGCCCAATCCCATGTCCAATCCAGCT ATGGGAGGAAACCCTTTCGGTGTTCCGAACATGGATGCGATGGCTGCATTTGGATTCCCGGGACACAATATGAACCCACAG GCTGCTGATCAGCTGCTAAAGTTCATGACCGATCCAAA ACTGAATCCTTTGGCTGCAGGCTTGAACCTAAGTGCGAGCCTGAAGGCTGACGCATCCAATAAAGAGATCGAAGAGGCCAtgaagagagtgagagaggctCAGTCGCTCATATCTGCTGCTATTGAACCAGGAA ATAAAGAGAGCAAAAAGAAGCGCTCTCGCTCTAGATCCAGGTCCaggaggaggagatccaggtcACGTTCAAAACACAG GAGAACCAGGAGCAAATCCCGGCGGCGGTCAAACTCCAGAAGCAGGCGGCGCTCCAAAAGCCCACGCAGGAGACACACCGACTCCAGAGACCAAAGCAGGCCTTCTCCGAGCAGATCCAG GGATAGAAAGAAAGATGATTCAGGGAAAAGACGATCCAAAACCCCGCCTAAAAGCTACAGCACCACCAGGAGGTCACGCAGCGAGGAACG GAGACGCAGGAAAAGTCGCAGCAAGAGCCGATCTCTCCCGAAAAAAAAGACTCCATCTCCTCGACG acacaagaaggaaaagaagaaggatAAGGAAAGGGACCGGGAGCGCAAGAGTGATAAAGAGCGCAACCGAGAGGAACGTGAACGCTCCaccagcaagaagaagaagagtaaagACAAAGAACGAGATCGGGAGAGGAAATCGGACGGAGAGAAAGGAGATATCAAG TCTGTAGAAGGTAACGGCACCGCGCGGCAGGCCAAAGTAAACGGAGCGGACGATCACCATGAAGAGGACATGGATGTCAGTGATTAG
- the LOC134866365 gene encoding serine/arginine-rich splicing factor 11-like isoform X1: MNYTTKVVQVTNVSPSTTSEQMRTLFGFLGTIEELKLFPPDDSQMPVTSRVCFVKFQEPESVGVSQHLTNTVFVDRALIVVPFAEGSIPDEAKALSLLAPANAVAGILPGGGLLPLPNPMSNPAMGGNPFGVPNMDAMAAFGFPGHNMNPQAADQLLKFMTDPKLNPLAAGLNLSASLKADASNKEIEEAMKRVREAQSLISAAIEPGNKESKKKRSRSRSRSRRRRSRSRSKHRRTRSKSRRRSNSRSRRRSKSPRRRHTDSRDQSRPSPSRSRDRKKDDSGKRRSKTPPKSYSTTRRSRSEERRRRKSRSKSRSLPKKKTPSPRRHKKEKKKDKERDRERKSDKERNREERERSTSKKKKSKDKERDRERKSDGEKGDIKVSKITRDYDEEEQGYDSGKEREDRKDSDDSALSPQSVEGNGTARQAKVNGADDHHEEDMDVSD; the protein is encoded by the exons ATGAATTACACTACGAAGGTGGTCCAGGTGACCAATGTGTCGCCTAGCACCACATCGGAGCAGATGAGAACACTGTTCGGTTTCCTGGGAACCATCGAAGAACTGAAGCTGTTTCCTCCAGA TGACTCTCAGATGCCTGTGACATCGCGGGTGTGCTTTGTGAAGTTCCAGGAGCCAGAGTCTGTTGGCGTGTCCCAACACCTGACTAACACCGTGTTTGTGGACAGAGCATTGATTGTGGTCCCGTTTGCCGAAG GATCTATTCCAGATGAGGCTAAAGCTTTGTCACTGTTGGCGCCAGCAAACGCTGTTGCAGGAATCCTGCCAGGAGGAGGACTTCTCCCGCTGCCCAATCCCATGTCCAATCCAGCT ATGGGAGGAAACCCTTTCGGTGTTCCGAACATGGATGCGATGGCTGCATTTGGATTCCCGGGACACAATATGAACCCACAG GCTGCTGATCAGCTGCTAAAGTTCATGACCGATCCAAA ACTGAATCCTTTGGCTGCAGGCTTGAACCTAAGTGCGAGCCTGAAGGCTGACGCATCCAATAAAGAGATCGAAGAGGCCAtgaagagagtgagagaggctCAGTCGCTCATATCTGCTGCTATTGAACCAGGAA ATAAAGAGAGCAAAAAGAAGCGCTCTCGCTCTAGATCCAGGTCCaggaggaggagatccaggtcACGTTCAAAACACAG GAGAACCAGGAGCAAATCCCGGCGGCGGTCAAACTCCAGAAGCAGGCGGCGCTCCAAAAGCCCACGCAGGAGACACACCGACTCCAGAGACCAAAGCAGGCCTTCTCCGAGCAGATCCAG GGATAGAAAGAAAGATGATTCAGGGAAAAGACGATCCAAAACCCCGCCTAAAAGCTACAGCACCACCAGGAGGTCACGCAGCGAGGAACG GAGACGCAGGAAAAGTCGCAGCAAGAGCCGATCTCTCCCGAAAAAAAAGACTCCATCTCCTCGACG acacaagaaggaaaagaagaaggatAAGGAAAGGGACCGGGAGCGCAAGAGTGATAAAGAGCGCAACCGAGAGGAACGTGAACGCTCCaccagcaagaagaagaagagtaaagACAAAGAACGAGATCGGGAGAGGAAATCGGACGGAGAGAAAGGAGATATCAAGGTCAGCAAG ATCACCAGGGATTATGATGAGGAAGAACAAGGCTATGACAGCGGGAAGGAGCGAGAGGACAGGAAAGATTCTGACGACTCTGCTTTGTCTCCTCAGTCTGTAGAAGGTAACGGCACCGCGCGGCAGGCCAAAGTAAACGGAGCGGACGATCACCATGAAGAGGACATGGATGTCAGTGATTAG
- the rpe65a gene encoding retinoid isomerohydrolase — MVSRFEHPAGGYKKIFETCEELSEPLPATVTGRIPPFLKGSLLRLGPGLFEVGDEPFYHLFDGQALMHKFDFNNGQVTYFRKFIRTDAYVRAITEKRVVITEFGTFAYPDPCKNIFSRFFSYFKGVEVTDNCLVNVYPIGEDYYAVTETNYLTKVDTDSLETLKKVDMCNYVNINGVTAHPHIEHDGTVYNIGNCMGKGATLAYNIVMTPPTQKDKSDPIAKSKVVVQIPSAERFKPSYVHSFGMSENYFVFVETPVKINLLKFLSAWSIRGSNYMDCFESNETQGTLFHIATKSPGEYIDHKFKGAPIGMFHHINTYEDQGFIVVDLCGWKGFEFVYNYLWLANLRANWEEVKKAAMMAPQPEVRRYVIPLDIHKEEQGKNLVSLPYTTATATMHADGTIWLEPEVLFSGPRQAFEFPQINYGKYAGKNYTYAYALGLNHFIPDRICKLNVKTKETWVWQEPDSYPSEPLFVQNPDGVDEDDGVLLTIVVAPGAQRPGYLLILNAKDLSEIARAEVECTMPVTFHGMYKP, encoded by the exons ATGGTCAGCCG ATTTGAACACCCAGCTGGTGGCTACAAAAAGATTTTTGAGACATGCGAGGAGCTATCTGAGCCTCTTCCAGCAACAGTCAcag GTAGGATTCCTCCATTTCTGAAGGGAAGTCTTCTCCGTTTGGGACCTGGGCTTTTTGAGGTTGGAGATGAACCTTTCTACCACCTCTTCGATGGCCAGGCTCTCATGCACAAATTTGACTTCAATAACGGTCAGGTCACCTACTTCCGAAA GTTTATCAGAACAGATGCCTATGTGAGAGCCATCACAGAGAAACGTGTGGTGATCACTGAGTTCGGCACCTTTGCATATCCTGATCCCTGCAAAAACATCTTCTCCAG atttttctCTTACTTCAAGGGTGTTGAGGTGACAGACAACTGCCTGGTGAATGTTTACCCTATTGGTGAGGATTACTATGCTGTAACAGAAACCAACTACCTCACTAAAGTAGACACTGATTCCTTGGAGACGCTGAAGAAg GTTGATATGTGCAACTATGTCAACATTAATGGAGTGACAGCCCACCCTCACATTGAGCATGATGGCACAGTGTATAACATTGGAAACTGCATGGGAAAAGGGGCAACGTTGGCCTACAACATAGTCATGACTCCTCCCACACAGAAAG ATAAGTCTGATCCCATTGCGAAGTCCAAGGTGGTGGTGCAGATCCCAAGCGCCGAGAGGTTCAAGCCTTCCTACGTGCACAG CTTTGGCATGTCAGAGAACTACTTTGTCTTTGTGGAGACCCCGGTTAAAATCAACCTGCTGAAATTCCTGAGCGCTTGGAGCATCCGAGGGTCTAACTACATGGACTGTTTCGAGTCCAACGAGACCCAAGGA ACCCTGTTTCACATTGCCACGAAAAGCCCGGGAGAGTACATTGACCACAAGTTCAAAGGGGCCCCCATTGGCATGTTTCATCACATCAACACCTATGAGGACCAGGGCTTTATTGTTGTTGACCTCTGTGGATGGAAAgg ttttgagtttgtttacaACTATCTCTGGTTGGCCAACCTGAGAGCCAACTGGGAAGAGGTGAAGAAGGCAGCCATGATGGCGCCCCAGCCGGAGGTCCGCAGATATGTTATTCCCCTGGACATCCACAAG GAGGAGCAGGGGAAGAACCTTGTCAGCCTGCCATACACCACGGCCACAGCCACTATGCATGCTGATGGGACCATCTGGCTGGAGCCAGAGGTGCTGTTCTCTGGGCCTCGCCAAG cCTTTGAGTTCCCTCAGATCAACTATGGGAAGTACGCGGGAAAGAATTACACATACGCCTACGCACTGGGTCTCAACCACTTCATTCCAGACAGG ATCTGCAAGTTAAATGTGAAGACCAAGGAGACATGGGTATGGCAGGAACCCGACTCCTACCCCTCAGAGCCCCTGTTTGTTCAGAACCCTGATGGGGTGGATGAGGATGATG GTGTGCTGCTGACCATCGTGGTGGCTCCTGGAGCCCAGAGACCAGGGTACCTCCTGATCCTCAACGCCAAGGATCTGTCTGAGATCGCCAGGGCGGAGGTGGAGTGCACCATGCCCGTCACCTTTCACGGGATGTACAAACCATAA
- the LOC134866365 gene encoding serine/arginine-rich splicing factor 11-like isoform X3, which translates to MNYTTKVVQVTNVSPSTTSEQMRTLFGFLGTIEELKLFPPDDSQMPVTSRVCFVKFQEPESVGVSQHLTNTVFVDRALIVVPFAEGSIPDEAKALSLLAPANAVAGILPGGGLLPLPNPMSNPAMGGNPFGVPNMDAMAAFGFPGHNMNPQAADQLLKFMTDPKLNPLAAGLNLSASLKADASNKEIEEAMKRVREAQSLISAAIEPGNKESKKKRSRSRSRSRRRRSRSRSKHRRTRSKSRRRSNSRSRRRSKSPRRRHTDSRDQSRPSPSRSRDRKKDDSGKRRSKTPPKSYSTTRRSRSEERRRRKSRSKSRSLPKKKTPSPRRHKKEKKKDKERDRERKSDKERNREERERSTSKKKKSKDKERDRERKSDGEKGDIKVSKSVEGNGTARQAKVNGADDHHEEDMDVSD; encoded by the exons ATGAATTACACTACGAAGGTGGTCCAGGTGACCAATGTGTCGCCTAGCACCACATCGGAGCAGATGAGAACACTGTTCGGTTTCCTGGGAACCATCGAAGAACTGAAGCTGTTTCCTCCAGA TGACTCTCAGATGCCTGTGACATCGCGGGTGTGCTTTGTGAAGTTCCAGGAGCCAGAGTCTGTTGGCGTGTCCCAACACCTGACTAACACCGTGTTTGTGGACAGAGCATTGATTGTGGTCCCGTTTGCCGAAG GATCTATTCCAGATGAGGCTAAAGCTTTGTCACTGTTGGCGCCAGCAAACGCTGTTGCAGGAATCCTGCCAGGAGGAGGACTTCTCCCGCTGCCCAATCCCATGTCCAATCCAGCT ATGGGAGGAAACCCTTTCGGTGTTCCGAACATGGATGCGATGGCTGCATTTGGATTCCCGGGACACAATATGAACCCACAG GCTGCTGATCAGCTGCTAAAGTTCATGACCGATCCAAA ACTGAATCCTTTGGCTGCAGGCTTGAACCTAAGTGCGAGCCTGAAGGCTGACGCATCCAATAAAGAGATCGAAGAGGCCAtgaagagagtgagagaggctCAGTCGCTCATATCTGCTGCTATTGAACCAGGAA ATAAAGAGAGCAAAAAGAAGCGCTCTCGCTCTAGATCCAGGTCCaggaggaggagatccaggtcACGTTCAAAACACAG GAGAACCAGGAGCAAATCCCGGCGGCGGTCAAACTCCAGAAGCAGGCGGCGCTCCAAAAGCCCACGCAGGAGACACACCGACTCCAGAGACCAAAGCAGGCCTTCTCCGAGCAGATCCAG GGATAGAAAGAAAGATGATTCAGGGAAAAGACGATCCAAAACCCCGCCTAAAAGCTACAGCACCACCAGGAGGTCACGCAGCGAGGAACG GAGACGCAGGAAAAGTCGCAGCAAGAGCCGATCTCTCCCGAAAAAAAAGACTCCATCTCCTCGACG acacaagaaggaaaagaagaaggatAAGGAAAGGGACCGGGAGCGCAAGAGTGATAAAGAGCGCAACCGAGAGGAACGTGAACGCTCCaccagcaagaagaagaagagtaaagACAAAGAACGAGATCGGGAGAGGAAATCGGACGGAGAGAAAGGAGATATCAAGGTCAGCAAG TCTGTAGAAGGTAACGGCACCGCGCGGCAGGCCAAAGTAAACGGAGCGGACGATCACCATGAAGAGGACATGGATGTCAGTGATTAG